A genomic window from Planctomycetota bacterium includes:
- the mgtE gene encoding magnesium transporter, translated as MGELLAPEIADLIDHRQTGQARAALIELREPEIADVLICLEPKHQAIALRLLPRQRAAEVFSYFDQDDQERIVGNLTNEQAAQIINEMDPDDRVDFLEDAPDELAKNLLALMQPEERAETEKILEYPEESIGREMTPEYLTVRPEWTVAEALRHIREHGDEAESLNIMYVVDEQGKLLDFIKLRKLLLADPAVRCETLREGQVVSLRADDDREKAVRVMERYDLPVLPVVDKSDELVGIVTFDDVADVAEEEATEDMQKMGGMEALDEPYMTATLASLVHKRGIWLIILFVGETFTASAMSYFEVQIQKAVVLALFIPLIISSGGNSGSQATSLIIRAMALGEVTLKMWWKVLWRELACGLLLGILLGVVGLVRVIAWQQVGLADYTSHFLLISLTVASTLVGVVTFGTLVGGMLPFVLRRVGLDPATASAPFVATLVDVTGLVIYFTMAILFLRGTLL; from the coding sequence ATGGGCGAACTGCTCGCCCCCGAGATCGCCGACCTGATCGACCACCGACAGACCGGCCAGGCACGCGCTGCGCTCATCGAGCTGCGCGAACCGGAAATCGCCGACGTGCTCATCTGCCTCGAACCCAAGCATCAGGCCATCGCCCTGCGGCTCCTCCCGCGCCAGCGCGCCGCCGAGGTGTTCAGCTATTTTGACCAGGACGATCAGGAACGCATCGTCGGCAATCTGACCAACGAGCAGGCGGCCCAGATCATCAACGAAATGGACCCCGACGACCGCGTCGACTTCCTCGAAGACGCGCCGGACGAGCTGGCCAAAAACCTGCTCGCCCTGATGCAGCCGGAGGAGCGGGCGGAAACCGAGAAGATTCTCGAATATCCCGAAGAATCGATCGGCCGTGAGATGACGCCCGAGTACCTGACGGTGCGGCCCGAGTGGACCGTCGCCGAGGCGCTGCGACATATTCGTGAGCATGGCGACGAAGCGGAAAGTCTCAACATCATGTACGTCGTCGATGAGCAGGGGAAACTGCTCGACTTCATCAAGCTTCGCAAACTGCTGCTGGCGGACCCCGCCGTCCGCTGCGAGACGCTGCGGGAGGGTCAGGTGGTCTCGCTGCGTGCGGATGACGACCGCGAGAAAGCGGTGCGCGTCATGGAACGCTATGACCTGCCCGTGCTGCCGGTCGTGGATAAGTCCGATGAACTCGTCGGCATCGTGACGTTCGACGACGTCGCCGACGTGGCGGAGGAGGAAGCGACGGAGGACATGCAGAAAATGGGCGGCATGGAGGCGCTCGATGAACCCTACATGACCGCCACGCTCGCCAGTCTCGTCCACAAGCGCGGCATCTGGCTCATCATTCTCTTCGTCGGCGAAACCTTCACCGCCAGCGCGATGAGCTACTTCGAAGTGCAGATTCAAAAGGCCGTCGTCCTCGCTCTGTTCATTCCGCTGATCATCTCCAGCGGAGGCAACAGCGGGTCGCAGGCCACGTCCTTGATCATCCGCGCGATGGCGCTGGGGGAGGTGACGCTCAAGATGTGGTGGAAGGTGCTGTGGCGCGAGCTGGCGTGCGGGCTTTTGCTGGGGATTCTGCTCGGTGTCGTCGGGCTGGTGCGCGTGATCGCATGGCAGCAGGTCGGGCTCGCCGACTACACCTCGCACTTTTTACTCATCAGTCTGACCGTCGCGTCGACGCTCGTCGGCGTCGTCACCTTCGGCACGCTCGTCGGCGGCATGCTCCCCTTCGTCCTCCGCCGCGTCGGCCTCGACCCCGCCACCGCCAGCGCCCCCTTCGTGGCGACGCTCGTCGACGTCACCGGCCTCGTCATCTACTTCACGATGGCGATCCTTTTCCTCCGCGGCACGCTGCTGTGA